The sequence below is a genomic window from Draconibacterium halophilum.
GTATTGACATTCACACTGGGTATTTTTACTGCCGTCGCACTTAATACCTTTTTTAATATCATCGATCCAACGCGGAATTACTATTTCATTTCACAATTTGCCGACCGTGTAGCTTATTATGCTTTTGGCCTGGCATCGCAACTTACTTTGCTGTATGTATTCCTTTACGGTTTCCGTAACAGCTTAAATAGAAGGTATGCATTTATGGATGAACTGAACCGCAATTCTTACTCGGTTTATATTATTCACACGATTGTATTGGGAGTAGTTGCACTGTCAATAATGGCAATACCTATTCCGCCGATGGTAAAATTCCTCATGGTTACCTTATTAACTTTTGGTCTTTCGAATCTGCTTATTTACTCGTGGCGAACCATTCGTCAGCGCACGGTCAATACAAAAACAGTTGCCACTGCGGTAATGTCGGTAGTGATTGTATTAGCTGCTTTTACTGCATATCCCGGAACAACAGAAAGCAAAGAACAGAAAACAGAGACAACAGAAACAAACACAGCTCCTCAAAGCGGGACCAGTATTCATGCAGCTGTAGTTGCAGGAGATTTGGAAGCAGTACAGCGGATAATTGAATCGGGTGCCGATTTGAATGAAAAAGAACCCGCTGGTGGTTCAAGTCCTCTAATGACTGCCTGTGTATTCGGAAAAACAGAAATTGCCAAAGTACTGATCGACGCCGGTGCCGAACTGAATGTTACGAATAATGATGGTTCTACAGCTTTGCACACCGCAGCTTTTTTCTGCCGTACCGAAATAGTTAAGACATTGTTAAACAAAGGTATCGATAGTTCCGTAGTAAATAATTCAGGATCTACTGCCTTGCAGTCTGTTCAGGCTCCTTTCGCAATGGTAAAAGGAATCTATGAATACTTTGCCAAAGTGTACGAACCACTAGGACTTCAACTTGACCTCGACAGGATAGAGAAAACACGTCCTGTAATTGCTGAAATTATTGCGAACAACGAATAAATCCAAAGCCATAAAGTTATTCGTCGGAAAATGTTAGTCGTGCTGCAAACAGTAGTGGTAACCAGCATGCGTAACCATAAAAGCGGAGGAGGTAAATTTATCTCCTCCAACAATCAAAAACAGTCTGCACGGAAAATAACCTAACCTTACTTTTGGTCACCCGTATAGAAAATTATACATTAACAGTCGTGAATTATGAACATATTAAAGCGTTTACTGACAGTGGTTTTGTTCACCACATTTACAAGTTTCTTATTTGCCCAAACCATTGGCATAAAAGCCGGGTACACTTTGTCGGATTTGTTACTTAAGGAAGATGGCGAATCTGTTAGCGATGAATTCGACATGAGGTCGGGATTTCATATTGGGCCTACGTTTGAATGGGGAATTGGAGAAGGGGCTGGTATTGAAACGGCTTTGTTGATTACCACCAAAGGAGTAAAAACGAATGAGTCGGAATTGTTTGAAGGTATTGCGTATAGTTCAAAATCGAAAGTGAACCTGTGGTACCTCGATATTCCAGTGTTTGGGAAATTATATGCCGATGTAAACAAATCCCGGATTTACGGAATGCTTGGGCCATATTTTGGAATTGGCCTTAGCGGAAAAACAAAAGTAGAAGAGAAGGGTGGCACCGAAAGTTTTAATGAAGAGTGGAACATCGTTTGGGGACCCGATGAGGACGACGACCTAAAACGCCTTGGACTTGGCCTGGCTGTTGGCGGAGGTGTGGAAATTAATTCATTCTTGTTTGAATTTACCGCTCATTTTGCTTTGAATAATATTTCGCCACAGACCGATTACGATATGGTGGCCCGCAACCGTTCGTTTATGTTTTCTGTGGGGTATAAATTTCATAAATAGCAGGGGGGGATTTTGCCCTGCACTAACAAAAATTGATTAAGTTTGCCGCCAAAATCGCCACGATGGATATTAGTGGAAACTGGACATATAACGAGGATTTTGAATACGGAAACTCAGTGGGATAGGTGGAGCTTAGGCAAGCCGGAAACGAGGTAAACGGCGTATTTTCGTTTGCCGAAGAGGTGAAAAACAACTATCGCATTCAGGTTACCGAAAAAGTAAAAGGCACTATTACCGATGGAAAACTGCTGCTGGAGAGCGTTGATGTTAAAGCCATTCAAAACGGCCGGGAGATCAGTTACCTGCCCAATACTTTTGAAATACAACACATTGCCGAAAATCAACTGGTAGGATCAACATACGACAGCGAAAACGTGTGTGGCGTTTTTGTGTTGAAGCGAAAAATATAATTGCCGGGAAACAAGCTTTCCTTCTCTTTGCTACCGAGGTTTAGAAGATTGTTGCAGTTGCTGAACGGCGGCTCAATAAAAGGAAGGTATTGAATCTGTCATTCGCTGCAGTTTATAATGTGTGGAATATTCAACTTCGGTTGGAATTGTCGTTTTCGCTATCATTGATTTTCTAAACCGATTATGTTTTTGGTGTTATTCACCAAAATTGGTTTTTGAAATTATATTACTTTTAAGGCAAAGCGAAATTAACAAATAAGCTCAATACACTGAACAATATGCAACAATTAACAATCACACACAAAAAATGGCTTAAATCTATTCATTTGTTGGCCGCGGGTATTTGGGTTACCACGGGCTTAACCATGTTTTTACTAAATTTTTTAAGCAGCAATATTGAAACAGGAGAACAACTTTTTCTGATGAATCAAATTGTTCATTTTATTGACATGAAAATATTGGTTCCGGCAGCTATTCTTTGCCTTATTACCGGATGGGTTTATTCTCAATTTACAAAATGGGGCTACTTTAAACATGGGTGGATGACTTACAAATGGATTATTACGCTACTTATTATTGTATTGGGAACTATTTTTTCGGGGCCATGGATTGAAGAAATGGTTAAAATTTCGGGAGAAATAGGGCTTAAGGCACTCAATAATACCAAATATCAACTGCTCGACAGAAACCAAACAATTATGGGCCTTTGTATGAATGGCACGCTAATTATTACCATTTTTATTTCGGTGTTTAAACCTAAAAAAAAGGCAAAGTAATTTGTTTCTTTCTGCTCTAAACAATTTTTACAGAAAGTAAGGAAAGGCTGTATTATGCCGCTAACGAATTGGAACCGCTTTTTACCCAATGAAAACGAATAGTCTGAATAAATTCTAAAGGTTTTGTAGTAAGGAGAATTATCATAAAACCCAAAAAGCTTAACCCTGACATAAATAAACGAATACAATAAAAGCGATTGTAATGGTATTTTGAACATACAGTCAAGGATTTTGAACAGCTATATATGCACCGTTGCTAATAGGTAAACTATTTTTGAATCCGGAAAGTGACCCATCGGTCCTTCCTGATTAAAAATTAAATATAATAATTATGAAACTACTAAAGCCGATCGTTGGAATACTAATAAGTCTATGTGCGTGCAGCACAAGTTTAGTATTTGCACAAAGCGGTGACCAGATTTTAGACGGGATTGGTGAAACAGGATTAATTGCCCGTTATACATTGGAAGAAAATGTAAAAGATTGGTCGAGAAATAATTTACATGGAAGTATTCAGGGCTCTGCTTACACATTTATTGACGATGAAGAGTTCGGCAAAGTACTTTCTTTATCCGGAGATGGAAAAACCTTTATCAGTATCCCTGGAGAATTAATGGCAGGCGAGGAGTCGCTAAGTATTTCGGGATGGTTTTACCTGAATTCAGCAGAAAATGGTGCTCCACTTTTCGACTTTGAGAAAAACCACAAGTCGAGTTTTTCGGCTGCAATCACAGCAGATGGTTTTGTGGCTCAGGTTTCTACCGATACCGATAAATATAACGCAAGTTCCGAGGCAATTGAATTAAATAAATGGAATCATATTGCTGTTGTTCTGGATATTCCGTCAAAAACCTTTGCTACCTATCTTAACGGAGAAATGGTTAGCGAGGTGAAAAATTTTGAGGTGGAATTAGAACAACTATTTGGTAGCACGATTGGAAAAGATGGTAAGTTCGTTATTGGAAAATCCCTGACATCAGATGATGTATCATTAAAAGCAAAACTGCACGACTTCAGGATCTATAGAATTCCTTTAAGCAACAGGCAAATCGGGTGGATTCACTTTAGTGCATTGCATAAGGAGGAAGCAGAAGAGATGATGAGAAACCGACAGGATGCCGATCTTCAGGAGTTTCCTGAATCGACACCACAGTTGTATAACGCGTATTTAACCGATGTTCCAACTATCGAGGTGGAAACCGAAGTGGGCTTTCTCCCTCGTTTGCCACGCTTTGTGAGCGGTGTTTTCAGCAAGAACATTCAGGGATCTGATGTGCGTGTGCTCTGGCCATCGCCCGAGGATAACAGCGCTGTGCAAAATACGGGGAAATATACTGTTACCGGACGAGTTGCCGGAACCGATATTCAGCCAAAAGCTATTGTTACAGTAAAAAAAGTGAAAAAGCATACCGCTCCTGAGCGCACACTGGAAGCTTTTGAGTTGAATGAAGTGACGTTAAATGCCGATATTCATAATCATAAAACAAAATTTATTGAGAACCGCGATAAATTTATTCATGGCTTACAGCATACCAATCCCGATGATTTCCTTTACATGTTCCGAAATGCCTTTGGACAGCAACAACCCGAGGGCGCAAAACCGCTTGGCGTTTGGGATAGCCAGGAAACAAAATTGCGGGGCCATGCAACAGGACATTATTTAAGTGCTTTGGCACAAGCTTATTCGAGCTCGGCCTACGACAAGTCAGTTCAGGCAGAATTTGCTGATAAGATGGAATATATGGTGAATACGCTGTATGAATTATCACTACTATCGGGACAAGCCAAAAGTGTAGGAGGGAAAAGTGTGGCAGACCCGTTGGCCGTGCCTCCCGGACCGGGACAAGCAGATTATAATTCGGATTTAAGCGAAGACGGTATTCGCACCGATTACTGGAACTGGGGAACAGGATTTATTAGTGCCTATCCGCCAGACCAGTTTATTATGCTGGAACACGGCGCAAAATACGGAACCGATAACGATAAAGTTTGGGCTCCCTATTATACCTTGCATAAAATCCTTGCCGGTTTATTGGATATTTATGAAGTGAGTGGAAATGAAAAGGCCCTGGAAATTGTAAAAGGAATGAGCGACTGGGTTGCTGCCCGTTTAAATGAAGTGCCTGAAGAGACTCTTATAAGCATTTGGAACACCTACATTGCCGGTGAATTTGGAGGAATGAACGAAGCAATGGCAAGACTGAGCCGATTGACCAACGAGCCTCGTTACCTTGAAACTGCTAAATTATTTGATAATATTCGTGTTTTCTTTGGCGATGCCGGGCATACACACGGACTGGCAAAGAATGTAGATATGTTCCGTGGCTTGCATGCCAATCAGCACATTCCGCAAATTATGGGAGCACTCGAAATCTATCGCGATTCGAAAGAACCGGAATATTTCGATATTGCCGATAACTTTTGGTATAAAACTACAGGAGATTATATGTACAGTATTGGAGGTGTGGCAGGAGCACGTAATCCGGCCAATGCTGAATGTTTTACCGCTGAACCGGCAACGCTTTACGAAAACGGTTTCTCGGTAGGCGGACAGAACGAAACCTGTGCAACCTACAACATGCTTAAATTGAGTCGCAACCTGTTTCTGTATAATCAGCAAGCCAAATTGATGGATTATTACGAGCGTGGGCTTTACAACCATATTCTGGCATCAGTTGACAAACATACCCCGGCAAATACCTACCACGTGCCTTTGCGCGCCGGTTCTGTTAAACATTTCAGTAATGCACATATGGATGGGTTTACCTGCTGCAACGGTACGGCAATCGAGAGCAATACAAAATTGCAGAACTCGATTTATTTCCGCAGTGCAGATAACAAGGTTTTGTATGTAAACCTTTATGTGCCATCAACATTAAAATGGACCGATAAGAATATAACTGTTAAGCAAACAACGGCTTATCCAAAAGAAGACCATACCACGTTAACGATTAACGGCAGTGGTAAATTCGATCTAAATGTGCGTGTGCCGCACTGGGCTAGCAAAGGATTTTTTGTAACTATAAATGGCAAGAAACAAGATGTAAATGCGGAGCCGGGAACTTACCTTACCATCAGTCGTAAGTGGAAAGATGGTGATAAAGTGGAGTTGCGCATGCCTTTCCACTTTTATTTAGAGCCGGTAATGGATCAGCAAAACGTAGCCAGTTTATTTTACGGACCGGTTTTATTGGCAGCTCAGGAAGAGGATCCACGAAAAGAATGGCGTAAAGTAACGCTTAATGCAAAAGATATCAGTAAATCCATTTTGGGTAATCCTGAAAAGTTAGAATTTACTATTGAGGGTGTTGTTTATAAACCTTTTTACGAAACATACGGGCGTCATTCAGTTTACCTCGACGTGACTTTAAAATAGTTCTCATTAACTACCAAGAGGAAGGTAGAAGGATCCGAACCATAATTGTTAAAGATAATATGGATCGGATTCTTTACTATCTAACGATTATTTTAGAGCTTAATTCTGCTGATTTCATAAGAACGAGGTTTTAGCTACAGCTATTCAAATTCTCAATCGCACTTATACATCTTTAACAGAAACTTTTTCATTACAAAATCGTAAACAGGCATATCTTTTTACTCCATTAAAGTTGTGAATGCCAGGCACATATTTATTTACCAAAAATCAACGTTATGAAAAAAATCTGCATTTTTCTTATGGTAATTTTCGGGGTATTTGCCTGTGATGCCCCATTTGAAGAACAACCTGAAATGGACCTGAAATCAGGTAACAGGATTGAACGTACCATTAAGTTTCAGAAAGCAAGTGGAGTGATGGAAGTCATTCAGAATATGGACGCATGCACCGCAACGGGCTTACAAATGATAATTTCCGGAGGGGGAAATGCTACTTTTCTGGGGAACTTTACTGTTTACAACAAACTTTGTATTGATGGGGATGGAAACCCTGTTTCTCCAATCTGGGGAGAATTAACCGCTGCCAATGGAGATAAGATCTATACCATGGTAAATACTGATCCATGGGTTGATGAAGATGGTATGCACTATCTTTATAAAATACGAGAGGGAATGTCTACCGGAAGATTTGAAGGTGCGACCGGATATATCGATATGTATGGTATAATAGATCACATTAACATGACCTGGGACTTGAAAGGTGAAGGAATGATCAAGTTCTAGTGCAATTTATTAAGAGACTGAATAATGGCATAAAAAAACCGCTTCAAAACGAAGCGGCTTTTTAATATAGCGTTGAATAAGTTTATTATTCTTTTCCTTCTTCAGGTTTTGAATAATCCATGGCTGCCATACGTTCGTAAGACTTGTAACGCCATTTGGCATTGTCTTCAGCAGCTGAGAATAATTCGTCAGCCTCTGCAGGGAAGGTTTTCTTTAATGAAGTATAACGAACTTCACCATTTAAGAATTCCTGGAATTTGCTCCAATCCGGTGCTTTCGAATCCAACTGGAATGGGTTTTTGCCCTCTTCTTCCAATAATGGATTATGACGGAACAACGACCAGTATCCCGCTGCTACTGCTTTTTTCTCTTCTTCCTGTGTTTTACCCATACTTGCGCGCAAGCCGTGGCTAATACATGGAGCATAAGCAATAATAATAGATGGACCCGGGTAAGCTTCTGCTTCTTTTAATGCTTTAAAATATTGCGATTGGTTGGCTCCCATTGCAACTTGCGCAACGTAAACATAACCATAGCTCATCATCATTGCTCCCAAATCTTTTTTACGGATTTTTTTACCCGAAGCAGCAAACTTCGCAACCGCTCCAACAGGAGTTGATTTTGATGCCTGACCACCTGTGTTTGAGTAAATCTCGGTATCCATTACTAAAATATTGATGTCTTCGCCACTGGCCATTACGTGGTCTAAACCACCAAAACCAATGTCGTAAGCCCAACCGTCACCACCAAATACCCAAGTCGATTTTTTAACCAGGTATTGTTTTAGTTTCACGATTTCTTGAGCATCAGCATTTTTGCTTGACGAGATTACATCTAATACATTTTTAGAGGCAACAACAGATGCATTCGCATTGTTTTTGTTTGCTAACCATTCAGTATACACCTCTTTTTCAGCATCGGAAGCACCATTTGAAAGTGCACCTTCCATAATAGAAGCAATACGATCGCGCTGCGCACTCACTCCTTCAGCAAAACCAAAACCATATTCGGCGTTGTCTTCGAATAATGAGTTTGCCCAGGCCGGACCGTGTCCGGAATCTTTATGCTTACAATATGGAGTTGCCGGAGCAGAACCACCGTAAATTGAAGAACATCCGGTAGCGTTGGCAACCATCATACGTTCTCCGTATAATTGAGTAATTAATTTAATATATGGCGTTTCACCACAACCGGCACAAGCTCCCGAGAACTCGAATAATGGTTGAGCAAACTGCGAGTTTTTAACCGACTTGGTTTTGTCAACAACAGTTTCTTTTAATGAAACTTCGTCAACCATATAGTCCCAACGTGCAATTTCATCTTGCTGGGTACCAAGTGGTTTCATTATCAGTGATTTCTCTTTTGAAGGACAAACATCGGCACAGTTACCACAACCCGTACAATCGAGTGCACTTACCTGAATTCTGAAGCTCAATCCACCAAATACTTTTGCCGGTGTAGCTACCTTTACTTCTGTTCCGCCGGGTGCTTTTTCAACTTCTTCTTCGGTCATTAAGAATGGACGAATAGCAGCGTGCGGACAAACATAAGCACATTGGTTACACTGAATACAGTTGCCAGCTTGCCATTCGGGTACGTTTACTGCAACACCACGTTTTTCGTAGGCGGCAGTTCCTTGTGGGAATGTACCATCTTCGCTTCCTGCAAAAGTAGAAACGGGAAGATCGTCGCCACGTTGACCGTTAATCACGTCAACAACGTTTTTAATGTATTCCGGACGTTTTGCATCTTCTTCAACTTCACCAACAACAATGTCTGCCCATTCGGCAGGAACATCAACCGAAACTACATTTTTACCACCAGCGTCAACGGCTGCGTAGTTC
It includes:
- a CDS encoding acyltransferase family protein encodes the protein MKTRIYFLDHLRTLMIFLVVVLHSGLVYEHVLQNSWIVVDPVKANSIGLIRLYLDLFVMFMIFFISGYLIPMSLKSKTSIEFIKSKVKRILIPWVIAVFTLIPAYKFIFLYSRGLPQEEWFSYFHFFERAGSDLSFYANNPAQNWLWFLPVLFMFQVIYLVLAKTKVLSLKINLKTAVIIMFVVGVVYSVTIAQTGLNGWYHSAILHFQRERLLVYFMSFLLGSLCYKLKVFESTQKNKRLYVIANVVLTFTLGIFTAVALNTFFNIIDPTRNYYFISQFADRVAYYAFGLASQLTLLYVFLYGFRNSLNRRYAFMDELNRNSYSVYIIHTIVLGVVALSIMAIPIPPMVKFLMVTLLTFGLSNLLIYSWRTIRQRTVNTKTVATAVMSVVIVLAAFTAYPGTTESKEQKTETTETNTAPQSGTSIHAAVVAGDLEAVQRIIESGADLNEKEPAGGSSPLMTACVFGKTEIAKVLIDAGAELNVTNNDGSTALHTAAFFCRTEIVKTLLNKGIDSSVVNNSGSTALQSVQAPFAMVKGIYEYFAKVYEPLGLQLDLDRIEKTRPVIAEIIANNE
- a CDS encoding porin family protein, producing MNILKRLLTVVLFTTFTSFLFAQTIGIKAGYTLSDLLLKEDGESVSDEFDMRSGFHIGPTFEWGIGEGAGIETALLITTKGVKTNESELFEGIAYSSKSKVNLWYLDIPVFGKLYADVNKSRIYGMLGPYFGIGLSGKTKVEEKGGTESFNEEWNIVWGPDEDDDLKRLGLGLAVGGGVEINSFLFEFTAHFALNNISPQTDYDMVARNRSFMFSVGYKFHK
- a CDS encoding beta-L-arabinofuranosidase domain-containing protein, with the protein product MKLLKPIVGILISLCACSTSLVFAQSGDQILDGIGETGLIARYTLEENVKDWSRNNLHGSIQGSAYTFIDDEEFGKVLSLSGDGKTFISIPGELMAGEESLSISGWFYLNSAENGAPLFDFEKNHKSSFSAAITADGFVAQVSTDTDKYNASSEAIELNKWNHIAVVLDIPSKTFATYLNGEMVSEVKNFEVELEQLFGSTIGKDGKFVIGKSLTSDDVSLKAKLHDFRIYRIPLSNRQIGWIHFSALHKEEAEEMMRNRQDADLQEFPESTPQLYNAYLTDVPTIEVETEVGFLPRLPRFVSGVFSKNIQGSDVRVLWPSPEDNSAVQNTGKYTVTGRVAGTDIQPKAIVTVKKVKKHTAPERTLEAFELNEVTLNADIHNHKTKFIENRDKFIHGLQHTNPDDFLYMFRNAFGQQQPEGAKPLGVWDSQETKLRGHATGHYLSALAQAYSSSAYDKSVQAEFADKMEYMVNTLYELSLLSGQAKSVGGKSVADPLAVPPGPGQADYNSDLSEDGIRTDYWNWGTGFISAYPPDQFIMLEHGAKYGTDNDKVWAPYYTLHKILAGLLDIYEVSGNEKALEIVKGMSDWVAARLNEVPEETLISIWNTYIAGEFGGMNEAMARLSRLTNEPRYLETAKLFDNIRVFFGDAGHTHGLAKNVDMFRGLHANQHIPQIMGALEIYRDSKEPEYFDIADNFWYKTTGDYMYSIGGVAGARNPANAECFTAEPATLYENGFSVGGQNETCATYNMLKLSRNLFLYNQQAKLMDYYERGLYNHILASVDKHTPANTYHVPLRAGSVKHFSNAHMDGFTCCNGTAIESNTKLQNSIYFRSADNKVLYVNLYVPSTLKWTDKNITVKQTTAYPKEDHTTLTINGSGKFDLNVRVPHWASKGFFVTINGKKQDVNAEPGTYLTISRKWKDGDKVELRMPFHFYLEPVMDQQNVASLFYGPVLLAAQEEDPRKEWRKVTLNAKDISKSILGNPEKLEFTIEGVVYKPFYETYGRHSVYLDVTLK